The Thermocladium sp. ECH_B genome includes a window with the following:
- a CDS encoding type I-A CRISPR-associated protein Cas7/Csa2 yields the protein MNVNYVRVSGRFVAEVSVLTGSDTIGNYNTHSIATVTLMKDGQFRSYEVPVVTGNSLKHWHSVYLAKVYESLGGSELNEFCKKGVGMRGYTKDATFDKPNVANDEEEAIKDLCNDIQGFLIPNKQIKRDSLVKFSFGIPVLDENILEHVSRFSVTHNRVSPVKAKSEREEKEEKSQMMIFKQEYSTSPLYGFAVSMDLVYVMQPIYQKGSGNVDNTEVEKRKKASILALLYIFTGIGSKQARALPVSEVKELLVAVSEKPIPNLVHGSYPDYVDKSIDILLSYKKLVGDNSLKIYGYGIDCSKYKDVLECGNSLTDIFNKILGNEG from the coding sequence ATGAATGTGAACTATGTTAGGGTTAGCGGAAGGTTTGTTGCGGAAGTTAGCGTGCTTACTGGTTCTGATACAATAGGCAATTATAATACACATTCTATAGCTACAGTAACACTTATGAAGGATGGGCAGTTTAGGTCTTATGAAGTCCCAGTTGTTACTGGGAACTCGCTTAAGCATTGGCATTCCGTTTATTTAGCAAAGGTTTATGAGAGTTTAGGAGGTAGTGAACTAAATGAATTCTGCAAAAAAGGTGTAGGAATGAGGGGATATACTAAGGATGCTACTTTTGATAAACCGAACGTTGCAAATGATGAGGAGGAAGCTATAAAAGATTTATGCAATGATATTCAAGGGTTTTTAATACCGAATAAACAGATTAAGAGAGATAGTCTTGTTAAATTTTCCTTTGGAATCCCGGTTTTAGATGAGAATATACTTGAACACGTTAGTAGGTTTAGCGTAACTCATAATAGAGTATCTCCCGTGAAGGCTAAGTCTGAAAGAGAAGAGAAGGAAGAGAAGTCTCAGATGATGATATTTAAGCAAGAGTATTCTACTTCTCCATTATACGGCTTTGCTGTAAGTATGGATCTGGTGTATGTTATGCAACCTATATATCAAAAAGGGAGTGGAAATGTAGATAATACGGAGGTGGAGAAGAGGAAGAAAGCTTCTATCTTAGCACTACTTTATATATTTACTGGCATTGGTTCTAAGCAAGCTAGAGCTTTACCTGTTTCTGAAGTAAAGGAGTTATTGGTCGCGGTATCTGAGAAACCTATACCCAATTTAGTTCACGGTTCTTACCCAGATTATGTTGATAAGTCTATCGACATATTACTCTCCTATAAGAAATTAGTAGGAGATAATAGCTTAAAGATATACGGTTATGGTATTGATTGTAGTAAATATAAAGATGTATTAGAATGCGGTAATTCATTAACTGATATATTTAATAAAATACTAGGAAATGAGGGCTAA